A genomic stretch from Arachis stenosperma cultivar V10309 chromosome 3, arast.V10309.gnm1.PFL2, whole genome shotgun sequence includes:
- the LOC130969172 gene encoding uncharacterized protein LOC130969172 isoform X1 produces the protein MANCADSEQFLVLSSIRTGLKREFAFAMKAQSEICGSLGRTRASKNGNAVQVVKSPVKKRSRKSSSGEGNKSEPKSEDLNCGVVKSEDGGGRGDVMSEEEAKSDVVDVEELKNEGVMVVVDETEKVGCEGDAKDGGEVCCSKEDGVVGGATPVSITGDSGGSLKGSVVSMEKPFRRFTRSLLKRKLEDDVSGAKDGNDKVNNNAEAVEVGGNNKKRANDSGKDVEVGDDVKEGIEDGALVAVSKASTKRCPISLKELLATGILEGLAVNYARSVKAIKAGEAELRGVINGNGIVCHCEDCHGVEVVTPTLFKLHASRLNKCPPEYIYLENGSTLHDIMNTCLDVPLETLEEVIQKVIGGFTIKKSTFCFNCRDANVVSRLLCNSCMESKECQPNLPTQTTDTSNCNVSHAVQSRSPEPIVVQKSINNGMKHSTSRDKSDGKVTKKDLRLHKLIFEADVLPDGTEVAYYVRGKRLLDGYKQGFGIVCSCCDKEISPSQFEAHAGWASRRKPYLHIYTSNGVSLHELSINYLKERKFSSSDNDDLCSICSDGGDLLCCDGCPRAFHIDCVPLPSVPTDTWYCKYCENVFQKDKYVAHNANALAAGRIAGIDPLAQIHERCIRIVKTHQVHHEGCVLCRQPYFSKIFSPRTMMICDQCEKEYHVGCMKDHNIQNLEALPEGNWFCCSECNGVHAALVNLVAGEEENLPDSLLSLIKRKHEEKGLETRADLDVKWKVLNWNLIASDKTRKLLSEAVAILHERFGPINFDSRADFIPAMIYGRKIGDYDFRGMYCAVLIVNQVIVSVGIFRIFGHEVAELPLVATPTDCQGQGYFQCLFSCIERVLASLKVKHLVLPAAEEAESIWTNKFGFTRVDQDEINEYRRRLRMMIFQETPLLQKPVSALAST, from the exons atgGCGAACTGTGCGGATTCGGAGCAGTTCCTGGTGCTGTCTAGTATCCGGACGGGTCTCAAGAGAGAGTTTGCATTCGCCATGAAAGCTCAATCCGAGATCTGTGGGTCACTGGGCCGGACCAGGGCCTCCAAGAACGGGAATGCGGTTCAGGTCGTGAAAAGCCCGGTCAAAAAGCGGTCCAGGAAGTCAAGTTCGGGGGAAGGGAACAAGAGCGAGCCGAAAAGTGAGGACTTGAATTGTGGGGTGGTGAAAAGCGAAGATGGTGGTGGTAGAGGTGATGTTATGAGTGAAGAGGAGGCAAAGAGTGATGTTGTTGATGTGGAGGAACTAAAGAATGAAGGTGTTATGGTGGTGGTGGATGAAACGGAGAAGGTTGGTTGTGAAGGTGACGCGAAGGATGGTGGTGAGGTATGTTGTTCTAAGGAAGATGGTGTTGTTGGTGGGGCAACACCGGTTTCAATTACAGGTGATAGTGGTGGTAGTTTGAAGGGTTCTGTTGTTTCTATGGAGAAGCCATTTAGGAGGTTTACCAGGTCTCTACTAAAGAGAAAGTTGGAAGATGATGTTAGTGGCGCAAAGGATGGGAATGATAAGGTAAATAACAATGCCGAAGCTGTTGAAGTTGGTGGTAATAATAAGAAGCGTGCTAATGATAGTGGCAAGGATGTTGAAGTTGGTGATGATGTCAAGGAGGGAATTGAAGATGGTGCATTGGTTGCTGTGTCCAAGGCTAGTACTAAGAGGTGCCCAATAAGTCTGAAGGAGCTTCTAGCCACGGGGATTCTTGAGGGTTTGGCAGTGAATTATGCTCGCAGTGTGAAG GCAATCAAGGCTGGAGAAGCAGAGCTTCGGGGAGTGATTAATGGCAATGGGATTGTGTGCCATTGTGAGGATTGCCATGGTGTTGAG GTTGTGACGCCCACCTTGTTTAAGCTTCATGCCAGTCGTTTAAACAAGTGCCCCCCAGAGTATATATACCTTGAGAATGGGAGTACTCTTCATGACATCATGAATACATGTTTGGATGTACCATTAGAAACCTTGGAAGAAGTTATCCAAAAAGTCATTGGAGGCTTCACCATAAAGAAATCTACCTTTTGTTTTAACTGCAGAG ATGCCAATGTTGTGTCGAGACTATTATGCAATTCATGCATGGAGTCGAAGGAATGCCAACCTAACCTCCCCACTCAGACAACTGACACTAGCAATTGCAATGTTTCACATGCAGTTCAATCCAG GTCGCCAGAACCCATTGTGGTTCAAAAGTCAATAAACAATGGAATGAAGCACAGCACATCTCGTGATAAGAGTGATGGAAAAGTAACTAAGAA GGATCTACGCTTGCATAAGTTGATCTTTGAAGCAGATGTGTTGCCAGATGGAACAGAAGTAGCATACTATGTTCGCGGAAAG CGACTGTTGGATGGTTACAAGCAGGGTTTTGGAATAGTTTGTAGCTGCTGTGACAAAGAG ATTAGTCCCTCCCAGTTTGAAGCTCATGCCGGTTGGGCATCACGTAGGAAACC TTACCTCCACATATACACATCTAATGGAGTCTCACTCCATGAGCTGTCCATCAATTATTTAAAAGAACGGAAGTTTTCCTCCAGTGATAATGATGACCTCTGCAGTATATGTTCTGATGGAGGGGATCTTTTGTGTTGCGATGGATGCCCAAGAGCATTTCACATTG ATTGTGTTCCTCTCCCCTCTGTTCCAACTGATACCTGGTATTGTAAATACTGTGAGAATGTCTTTCAGAAAGACAAATATGTGGCGCATAACGCAAATGCGTTGGCGGCTGGAAGGATTGCAGGCATTGATCCTTTAGCACAGATACATGAAAGGTGTATTCGCATTGTTAAAACTCACCAGGTTCACCATGAGGGATGTGTACTGTGTAG GCAACCATATTTTAGCAAAATCTTTAGTCCCCGAACTATGATGATTTGTGATCAG TGTGAGAAGGAATATCATGTTGGGTGTATGAAGGATCATAACATACAAAATCTAGAG GCGTTGCCAGAAGGGAATTGGTTCTGCTGCTCAGAGTGCAATGGAGTTCATGCTGCTTTGGTAAATTTAGTGGCTGGTGAGGAAGAGAATCTTCCAGATTCCCTCCTTAGCTTGATTAAAAGAAAGCATGAAGAAAAAGGTTTAGAAACCAGGGCTGATCTTGATGTTAAATGGAAGGTTCTGAACTGGAATCTTATTGCTTCTGACAAGACCAGAAAATTGCTTTCGGAAGCTGTTGCTATCCTCCAT GAGCGTTTCGGGCCTATAAATTTTGATTCGAGAGCCGATTTCATTCCAGCAATGATTTATGG GAGGAAAATTGGGGATTATGATTTTCGCGGAATGTACTGTGCAGTTCTCATTGTCAA CCAAGTTATTGTATCTGTTGGAATATTTCGCATCTTCGGGCATGAAGTGGCAGAGCTTCCCTTAGTGGCGACGCCTACAGACTGCCAAGGACAG GGTTACTTCCAGTGCCTCTTTTCTTGCATTGAGAGGGTGCTTGCCTCTTTAAAAGTGAAACATTTAGTCCTACCAGCTGCGGAAGAAGCTGAATCAATATGGACCAATAAATTTGGGTTTACAAGGGTTGACCAAGATGAG ATAAACGAATACAGAAGACGTCTCCGAATGATGATATTTCAAGAGACTCCCTTGCTGCAGAAGCCGGTTTCTGCACTCGCAAGTACTTAG
- the LOC130969172 gene encoding uncharacterized protein LOC130969172 isoform X2, giving the protein MKAQSEICGSLGRTRASKNGNAVQVVKSPVKKRSRKSSSGEGNKSEPKSEDLNCGVVKSEDGGGRGDVMSEEEAKSDVVDVEELKNEGVMVVVDETEKVGCEGDAKDGGEVCCSKEDGVVGGATPVSITGDSGGSLKGSVVSMEKPFRRFTRSLLKRKLEDDVSGAKDGNDKVNNNAEAVEVGGNNKKRANDSGKDVEVGDDVKEGIEDGALVAVSKASTKRCPISLKELLATGILEGLAVNYARSVKAIKAGEAELRGVINGNGIVCHCEDCHGVEVVTPTLFKLHASRLNKCPPEYIYLENGSTLHDIMNTCLDVPLETLEEVIQKVIGGFTIKKSTFCFNCRDANVVSRLLCNSCMESKECQPNLPTQTTDTSNCNVSHAVQSRSPEPIVVQKSINNGMKHSTSRDKSDGKVTKKDLRLHKLIFEADVLPDGTEVAYYVRGKRLLDGYKQGFGIVCSCCDKEISPSQFEAHAGWASRRKPYLHIYTSNGVSLHELSINYLKERKFSSSDNDDLCSICSDGGDLLCCDGCPRAFHIDCVPLPSVPTDTWYCKYCENVFQKDKYVAHNANALAAGRIAGIDPLAQIHERCIRIVKTHQVHHEGCVLCRQPYFSKIFSPRTMMICDQCEKEYHVGCMKDHNIQNLEALPEGNWFCCSECNGVHAALVNLVAGEEENLPDSLLSLIKRKHEEKGLETRADLDVKWKVLNWNLIASDKTRKLLSEAVAILHERFGPINFDSRADFIPAMIYGRKIGDYDFRGMYCAVLIVNQVIVSVGIFRIFGHEVAELPLVATPTDCQGQGYFQCLFSCIERVLASLKVKHLVLPAAEEAESIWTNKFGFTRVDQDEINEYRRRLRMMIFQETPLLQKPVSALAST; this is encoded by the exons ATGAAAGCTCAATCCGAGATCTGTGGGTCACTGGGCCGGACCAGGGCCTCCAAGAACGGGAATGCGGTTCAGGTCGTGAAAAGCCCGGTCAAAAAGCGGTCCAGGAAGTCAAGTTCGGGGGAAGGGAACAAGAGCGAGCCGAAAAGTGAGGACTTGAATTGTGGGGTGGTGAAAAGCGAAGATGGTGGTGGTAGAGGTGATGTTATGAGTGAAGAGGAGGCAAAGAGTGATGTTGTTGATGTGGAGGAACTAAAGAATGAAGGTGTTATGGTGGTGGTGGATGAAACGGAGAAGGTTGGTTGTGAAGGTGACGCGAAGGATGGTGGTGAGGTATGTTGTTCTAAGGAAGATGGTGTTGTTGGTGGGGCAACACCGGTTTCAATTACAGGTGATAGTGGTGGTAGTTTGAAGGGTTCTGTTGTTTCTATGGAGAAGCCATTTAGGAGGTTTACCAGGTCTCTACTAAAGAGAAAGTTGGAAGATGATGTTAGTGGCGCAAAGGATGGGAATGATAAGGTAAATAACAATGCCGAAGCTGTTGAAGTTGGTGGTAATAATAAGAAGCGTGCTAATGATAGTGGCAAGGATGTTGAAGTTGGTGATGATGTCAAGGAGGGAATTGAAGATGGTGCATTGGTTGCTGTGTCCAAGGCTAGTACTAAGAGGTGCCCAATAAGTCTGAAGGAGCTTCTAGCCACGGGGATTCTTGAGGGTTTGGCAGTGAATTATGCTCGCAGTGTGAAG GCAATCAAGGCTGGAGAAGCAGAGCTTCGGGGAGTGATTAATGGCAATGGGATTGTGTGCCATTGTGAGGATTGCCATGGTGTTGAG GTTGTGACGCCCACCTTGTTTAAGCTTCATGCCAGTCGTTTAAACAAGTGCCCCCCAGAGTATATATACCTTGAGAATGGGAGTACTCTTCATGACATCATGAATACATGTTTGGATGTACCATTAGAAACCTTGGAAGAAGTTATCCAAAAAGTCATTGGAGGCTTCACCATAAAGAAATCTACCTTTTGTTTTAACTGCAGAG ATGCCAATGTTGTGTCGAGACTATTATGCAATTCATGCATGGAGTCGAAGGAATGCCAACCTAACCTCCCCACTCAGACAACTGACACTAGCAATTGCAATGTTTCACATGCAGTTCAATCCAG GTCGCCAGAACCCATTGTGGTTCAAAAGTCAATAAACAATGGAATGAAGCACAGCACATCTCGTGATAAGAGTGATGGAAAAGTAACTAAGAA GGATCTACGCTTGCATAAGTTGATCTTTGAAGCAGATGTGTTGCCAGATGGAACAGAAGTAGCATACTATGTTCGCGGAAAG CGACTGTTGGATGGTTACAAGCAGGGTTTTGGAATAGTTTGTAGCTGCTGTGACAAAGAG ATTAGTCCCTCCCAGTTTGAAGCTCATGCCGGTTGGGCATCACGTAGGAAACC TTACCTCCACATATACACATCTAATGGAGTCTCACTCCATGAGCTGTCCATCAATTATTTAAAAGAACGGAAGTTTTCCTCCAGTGATAATGATGACCTCTGCAGTATATGTTCTGATGGAGGGGATCTTTTGTGTTGCGATGGATGCCCAAGAGCATTTCACATTG ATTGTGTTCCTCTCCCCTCTGTTCCAACTGATACCTGGTATTGTAAATACTGTGAGAATGTCTTTCAGAAAGACAAATATGTGGCGCATAACGCAAATGCGTTGGCGGCTGGAAGGATTGCAGGCATTGATCCTTTAGCACAGATACATGAAAGGTGTATTCGCATTGTTAAAACTCACCAGGTTCACCATGAGGGATGTGTACTGTGTAG GCAACCATATTTTAGCAAAATCTTTAGTCCCCGAACTATGATGATTTGTGATCAG TGTGAGAAGGAATATCATGTTGGGTGTATGAAGGATCATAACATACAAAATCTAGAG GCGTTGCCAGAAGGGAATTGGTTCTGCTGCTCAGAGTGCAATGGAGTTCATGCTGCTTTGGTAAATTTAGTGGCTGGTGAGGAAGAGAATCTTCCAGATTCCCTCCTTAGCTTGATTAAAAGAAAGCATGAAGAAAAAGGTTTAGAAACCAGGGCTGATCTTGATGTTAAATGGAAGGTTCTGAACTGGAATCTTATTGCTTCTGACAAGACCAGAAAATTGCTTTCGGAAGCTGTTGCTATCCTCCAT GAGCGTTTCGGGCCTATAAATTTTGATTCGAGAGCCGATTTCATTCCAGCAATGATTTATGG GAGGAAAATTGGGGATTATGATTTTCGCGGAATGTACTGTGCAGTTCTCATTGTCAA CCAAGTTATTGTATCTGTTGGAATATTTCGCATCTTCGGGCATGAAGTGGCAGAGCTTCCCTTAGTGGCGACGCCTACAGACTGCCAAGGACAG GGTTACTTCCAGTGCCTCTTTTCTTGCATTGAGAGGGTGCTTGCCTCTTTAAAAGTGAAACATTTAGTCCTACCAGCTGCGGAAGAAGCTGAATCAATATGGACCAATAAATTTGGGTTTACAAGGGTTGACCAAGATGAG ATAAACGAATACAGAAGACGTCTCCGAATGATGATATTTCAAGAGACTCCCTTGCTGCAGAAGCCGGTTTCTGCACTCGCAAGTACTTAG
- the LOC130965397 gene encoding cyclin-dependent kinases regulatory subunit 1 gives MGQIQYSEKYFDDTYEYRHVVLPPEVAKLLPKNRLLSENEWRAIGVQQSRGWVHYAIHRPEPHIMLFRRPLDYQHQQESQSQQSMLVK, from the exons ATGGGTCAGATCCAGTACTCGGAGAAGTATTTCGATGACACTTACGAGTATAG GCATGTGGTGCTGCCTCCCGAAGTTGCTAAGCTGCTTCCAAAGAATCGACTTCTCTCTGAA AATGAGTGGCGTGCAATTGGTGTTCAACAGAGCCGTGGTTGGGTTCATTATGCGATTCACCGCCCCGAGCCACACATCATGCTTTTCAGGAGGCCATTGGATTATCAGCACCAGCAGGAAAGCCAGAGCCAGCAAAGCATGCTCGTCAAGTGA